In the Syngnathus scovelli strain Florida chromosome 16, RoL_Ssco_1.2, whole genome shotgun sequence genome, one interval contains:
- the bud31 gene encoding protein BUD31 homolog, with protein MPKVKRSRKPPPDGWELIEPTLDELDQKMREAETEPHEGKRKVEALWPIFRLHHQRSRYIYDLFFKRKAISRELYEYCIKEGYADKNLIAKWKKQGYENLCCLRCIQTRDTNFGTNCICRVPKSKLEVGRIIECTHCGCRGCSG; from the exons ATGCCAAAAGTTAAGAGAAGTCGTAAGCCACCACCAGATGGCTGGGAACTCATTGAACCTACTTTGGATGAGCTGGATCAAAAAATGAGGGAAG CTGAAACCGAACCTCATGAGGGTAAGAGGAAAGTGGAAGCTCTTTGGCCAATTTTCAGACTGCACCATCAGCGCAGTCGATACATCTACGACCtgtttttcaaaagaaaagccATCAGCAGAG AGCTGTACGAGTATTGCATAAAGGAAGGCTACGCTGACAAAAACCTGATTGCAAAGTGGAAGAAGCAGGGCTACGAGAACCTGTGCTGCCTGCGATGCATCCAAACACGTGACACCAACTTTGGGACAAACTGCATTTGCAGAGTTCCAAAGAGCAAGCTGGAAGTT GGAAGGATCATCGAATGTACCCACTGTGGATGCAGAGGATGTTCCGGTTGA